In uncultured Methanobacterium sp., a genomic segment contains:
- a CDS encoding NifB/NifX family molybdenum-iron cluster-binding protein, with translation MPIRVAAASSDGKYVNQHFGKADKFLIFDIKNNEEHEFIELRETTPRCGGDPNLKKETIELISDCDILLVSQIGPGAQKKLINRGVRPLIMPVFIEDALEKVCSLIQDD, from the coding sequence ATGCCCATTAGAGTAGCAGCCGCAAGTAGCGATGGAAAATACGTGAACCAACATTTTGGAAAAGCAGATAAGTTTTTGATATTCGACATTAAAAATAATGAAGAACATGAATTTATTGAGCTTAGAGAAACAACCCCTCGTTGTGGGGGAGATCCGAATTTAAAAAAAGAAACAATCGAATTAATTTCAGACTGCGATATTCTGCTGGTGAGTCAGATTGGACCTGGAGCCCAGAAGAAACTGATAAATAGAGGAGTTAGACCCTTGATCATGCCAGTTTTTATTGAAGATGCTCTGGAAAAAGTGTGTTCATTAATACAGGATGATTGA
- a CDS encoding nitrogenase iron protein NifH, with product MTKRKQIAIYGKGGIGKSTTTSNLSAALSDIGYNVMQIGCDPKNDSTTTLRNGKPIPTVMDTIRSGSHDLSNLIHEGYNGIHCVEAGGPEPGVGCAGRGIIAAIELLDSNGIIDDYDPDIVIYDVLGDVVCGGFAIPIRQGIAEQVYTVTSSDYMAIYAVNNLFKGILKYSGSGGALLGGIIANSITKTSQRDMIDDFSGKTDTEVIEYVPRSPTVTRCELDGVTTIEGAPDSKQAEVYRELARKVINNKNAYIPKPFEADDLADWASSWINRLLLEEKVTHDGIQSGGSGV from the coding sequence ATGACAAAAAGAAAACAAATTGCAATATACGGAAAAGGCGGTATCGGAAAATCGACAACAACCTCTAATTTAAGTGCAGCCCTATCCGATATCGGCTACAATGTAATGCAAATTGGCTGTGACCCAAAAAATGATTCAACAACCACCCTCAGGAACGGTAAACCAATACCCACGGTTATGGATACTATCCGAAGCGGTTCTCATGATCTGAGCAACTTAATACATGAAGGTTATAATGGAATTCACTGCGTGGAAGCAGGGGGTCCTGAACCTGGTGTAGGCTGTGCAGGCAGGGGTATTATTGCCGCAATAGAACTCCTGGATTCCAATGGCATAATAGATGATTACGACCCGGATATCGTTATCTACGATGTTTTAGGTGATGTTGTCTGCGGAGGATTTGCCATTCCCATCAGGCAGGGAATTGCTGAACAGGTGTACACAGTTACATCTTCAGACTACATGGCAATTTACGCCGTTAACAACCTCTTTAAGGGGATACTAAAATATTCAGGTAGTGGTGGTGCATTACTGGGTGGTATAATTGCCAACTCAATAACTAAAACATCCCAGAGAGATATGATAGATGACTTCAGTGGAAAAACAGACACCGAAGTTATTGAATACGTTCCTCGTTCTCCAACTGTTACCCGATGTGAACTGGACGGCGTTACAACAATTGAAGGTGCACCCGATTCTAAACAGGCCGAGGTATACCGGGAACTTGCTAGGAAGGTAATAAATAACAAAAATGCCTACATCCCAAAACCATTTGAAGCTGATGATCTGGCAGATTGGGCATCTTCATGGATAAACAGACTGCTTCTGGAAGAAAAAGTAACCCATGATGGAATACAGTCTGGTGGAAGTGGTGTTTAA
- the cysK gene encoding cysteine synthase A, with protein MVKIPELTRGIANDITETIGNTPLVRLNRISEGLDAEILVKLESFNPISSVKDRIGVALIEHGEEIGAIKPDSVLIEPTSGNTGIALAFVAAARGYRLILTIPDTMSIERRKLLATFGAEIVLTPGADGMPGAVAKAEELAAEIPNSVLPQQFKNPANPKIHRETTAQEIWRDTDGKVDIVVGGVGTGGTITGLAQALKEKKPEIKAVAVEPATSPVLSTGVKGPHKIQGIGAGFVPEVYDADLIDEVIPIKDEDAGAYLLKLAREEGILAGISSGAATRAAVELAQREENKDKQIVVILPDTGERYLSVGWVFEEIYKTYEDTIPQI; from the coding sequence ATGGTAAAGATACCAGAATTAACAAGAGGAATTGCAAACGATATAACAGAAACCATTGGAAACACACCACTGGTCAGGTTAAATAGAATAAGTGAAGGTTTAGATGCAGAAATATTAGTAAAACTTGAATCATTCAACCCCATCAGCAGTGTTAAAGACAGAATTGGAGTAGCACTAATTGAACACGGGGAAGAAATAGGAGCCATAAAACCGGATTCAGTTTTAATTGAACCTACCAGCGGGAATACTGGAATTGCCCTGGCATTTGTAGCTGCAGCAAGGGGATACCGATTAATACTCACCATTCCAGACACCATGTCCATTGAAAGAAGAAAACTTCTGGCAACCTTCGGAGCAGAAATCGTCCTAACCCCGGGTGCAGATGGAATGCCTGGTGCAGTAGCCAAAGCTGAAGAACTGGCCGCAGAAATACCAAACTCTGTACTACCCCAGCAATTCAAAAACCCAGCAAACCCCAAAATCCACAGGGAAACCACTGCCCAGGAAATCTGGAGAGACACCGATGGAAAAGTGGACATCGTTGTGGGAGGAGTAGGTACTGGCGGAACCATCACTGGCCTTGCACAAGCTTTAAAGGAAAAGAAACCTGAAATCAAAGCAGTTGCAGTAGAACCCGCAACATCACCAGTCCTATCCACCGGAGTAAAAGGTCCACACAAAATACAGGGAATTGGTGCCGGATTTGTGCCAGAAGTATACGATGCAGACCTTATTGACGAAGTCATTCCCATTAAAGATGAAGACGCCGGAGCATACTTACTTAAACTGGCCAGGGAAGAAGGAATTCTGGCAGGTATTTCATCAGGAGCAGCCACCCGTGCAGCAGTAGAACTTGCCCAGCGCGAAGAAAACAAAGACAAACAGATAGTGGTTATATTACCTGACACCGGTGAACGGTACCTGAGTGTTGGATGGGTTTTCGAAGAGATTTACAAAACCTACGAAGACACAATTCCTCAAATATAA
- the hdrA gene encoding ferredoxin:CoB-CoM heterodisulfide reductase subunit HdrA codes for MNENDFNLNPAKQNLRVGVFLCRCGGNISDNVDMEKLRSSLDATVVEEFENLCSINGRKLIRDSIIDKHLDRVVVAACSPITHEKTFQKYVKPLNPYLMQMANIREQCSWVHSDKGKATDKAISLTVAAIEKAKYSEPIDPLLRRTKKSVAVIGGGISGITTALSLARQGIKTRIIEERSTIGGSMVKIGKVFSPEKLAEECAMCLLNPLVNEAVENKNIKILTKTKLLRAERKAGNFNLIVEKKPGFVKAERCIACGSCAEVCPVEVPNSWNENMTIRKAIYKSFPQAVPDVYTIDDENCIQCGACQETCKMDAIDFSMETEVMPINVGSVIIATGHDRFDLSKRPEYGYERFPDVVSQMELARIMGVNGPTEGQLLRPSNGQVPKRVVMIQCVGSRDDKPDGNPYCSKVCCMVAMKHSNVIKHYYPETEVIICYTDMRTPGMYEKYLRYGQNRGIKLIRGRAGEVTWKNDKLVVRVEESLEHSPLEIETDMVVLSEAIEPSEGTKQVGELLDVGLTEDMFIREIHPKIKPVNTDVEGIYVCGTAQGPKDITDSVSQANAAAAKVAELMNGDLEVDPFVATIDTSQCNLCNKCIDTCKYKAIYIQEDNMGIDPIACKGCGICLSQCPEEAISISGNADEKLFGIISGVLKGKEKGERIILTFLDSVGYLAADNMGINKITYPESIRIIKLPSSNRLMTKHILYAFQKGADGIFLGEYPDDLMYPHLKEKVKHLKKVLEENNINPNRLTLHRVYIPYFRGLANKLTLFDQEISSLNQDYQKEDRSAKVLDEPSE; via the coding sequence TTGAATGAAAATGATTTTAATTTAAATCCTGCCAAGCAAAATCTGAGGGTGGGTGTCTTCCTTTGCCGCTGCGGGGGTAACATCTCAGATAACGTGGACATGGAAAAACTTCGCTCATCATTAGATGCCACAGTAGTGGAAGAATTTGAAAACTTATGCTCTATAAATGGCCGTAAACTCATCAGAGATTCCATTATAGACAAACACCTCGACCGGGTGGTGGTGGCAGCATGTTCACCTATTACCCATGAGAAAACTTTCCAGAAATATGTAAAACCCCTAAACCCCTACCTGATGCAAATGGCCAACATCCGTGAGCAGTGCTCCTGGGTACACTCCGACAAAGGCAAAGCCACTGATAAAGCCATTTCCTTAACAGTGGCTGCCATTGAAAAGGCCAAATATTCAGAACCCATTGACCCCTTACTACGCCGTACCAAAAAAAGTGTTGCAGTTATTGGTGGTGGAATATCTGGAATCACCACTGCCCTTTCACTGGCCCGGCAGGGAATAAAAACCAGGATCATTGAAGAGCGATCCACCATTGGCGGATCCATGGTTAAAATTGGTAAGGTCTTTTCTCCAGAAAAACTGGCAGAAGAATGTGCAATGTGCCTTTTAAACCCTTTGGTTAACGAGGCTGTGGAAAATAAAAACATCAAAATTCTAACCAAAACCAAACTTTTAAGGGCAGAACGTAAGGCAGGAAACTTCAATTTAATAGTGGAAAAAAAGCCGGGATTTGTAAAGGCTGAACGCTGCATTGCCTGCGGAAGCTGTGCCGAAGTATGTCCAGTGGAAGTACCAAACTCCTGGAATGAGAACATGACCATCCGCAAAGCCATTTACAAATCTTTCCCTCAGGCAGTTCCAGATGTCTACACCATTGATGATGAGAACTGTATCCAGTGTGGAGCATGTCAGGAAACATGTAAAATGGATGCCATTGATTTTTCCATGGAAACAGAGGTCATGCCAATCAACGTGGGATCAGTGATTATAGCCACCGGCCATGATAGGTTCGATTTATCCAAAAGACCGGAATATGGGTATGAAAGATTCCCAGATGTGGTTTCACAGATGGAACTGGCCAGGATCATGGGGGTGAATGGCCCCACTGAGGGACAGCTACTGAGACCATCCAATGGCCAGGTTCCCAAGCGAGTGGTGATGATACAGTGTGTTGGCTCTCGTGATGATAAGCCTGATGGTAATCCCTACTGTTCCAAGGTCTGCTGTATGGTGGCCATGAAACATTCCAATGTCATAAAACATTACTACCCTGAAACTGAAGTCATAATCTGTTACACTGACATGAGAACTCCAGGAATGTACGAAAAATACCTCCGCTATGGTCAAAATAGAGGTATTAAATTGATACGTGGAAGAGCAGGGGAAGTTACCTGGAAAAACGATAAATTGGTGGTAAGGGTGGAAGAAAGCCTCGAGCACAGCCCACTGGAAATAGAAACAGATATGGTAGTCCTATCTGAAGCAATTGAACCCTCTGAAGGAACCAAACAGGTGGGAGAATTACTGGACGTGGGTCTAACCGAGGATATGTTCATCAGAGAGATCCACCCCAAAATAAAACCAGTCAACACCGATGTGGAAGGTATTTACGTTTGTGGAACAGCCCAGGGGCCTAAAGATATTACTGACAGTGTTTCTCAGGCTAACGCCGCCGCAGCTAAGGTTGCAGAATTAATGAATGGTGATTTGGAGGTAGATCCCTTCGTGGCAACCATTGACACATCCCAGTGTAATCTATGCAACAAATGCATAGATACCTGTAAGTACAAGGCCATTTACATCCAGGAAGATAACATGGGCATTGACCCCATTGCATGCAAAGGATGTGGAATTTGTCTTTCCCAGTGCCCTGAAGAAGCCATCAGTATCAGTGGTAATGCTGATGAAAAGTTATTCGGCATTATTTCGGGTGTTCTTAAAGGAAAAGAAAAAGGAGAACGCATAATACTCACCTTCTTGGACAGTGTGGGATACCTGGCAGCCGACAACATGGGAATTAACAAGATAACCTATCCTGAATCTATCCGGATAATCAAGCTCCCATCATCTAACCGTTTAATGACAAAACACATCTTATACGCCTTCCAAAAGGGTGCTGATGGTATATTTTTAGGGGAATATCCTGATGATCTAATGTATCCCCATTTAAAAGAAAAAGTTAAACACTTAAAAAAAGTCCTGGAAGAGAACAATATAAATCCAAATCGTTTAACCCTCCACCGGGTTTACATACCCTACTTTAGAGGATTGGCCAATAAATTGACGCTTTTCGACCAGGAAATTAGTTCTTTAAATCAGGATTATCAGAAGGAAGATCGTAGTGCGAAGGTTCTGGATGAACCTTCTGAATGA
- a CDS encoding MoaD family protein produces MPEVKFLSNLADITGEKSLTIEYDGEISGLIDNLDTKLEGKDFKSTITDEAGEIKDFVKVLVNGNDIRGTGGLSSPIKDADEIVIFQTLAGG; encoded by the coding sequence ATGCCTGAAGTAAAATTTTTATCAAATCTAGCAGATATAACTGGAGAAAAATCCCTGACCATTGAATATGATGGGGAAATATCCGGTTTAATTGATAATTTGGACACTAAACTTGAAGGAAAAGACTTTAAATCCACTATCACAGATGAAGCTGGTGAAATAAAGGATTTTGTGAAAGTCCTGGTCAATGGAAATGACATCAGAGGAACTGGTGGTTTAAGTTCTCCCATAAAAGACGCTGATGAAATAGTCATATTCCAGACTCTGGCCGGTGGTTAA
- a CDS encoding MalY/PatB family protein: MERGYKLKYDFDRVINRKNTDSLKWDLQKTLFGREDLIPMWVADMDFPVAQEIIDAIKERAEHPFYGYTHAGSGVKDAVVERMAKKFQWEIDPEWLVFTPGVVPALHVAVRSLTHPGDEIILQEPSYHPFFPVVKNSGCHIASNPLKLVNGHYEMDYSGLEDKFQSSSGRLPGHGRAKAIIFCNPHNPVGRLWKQDEIIKMGETVIANGGVVISDEIHCEIVFKGRKHTPFASISQEFQENSIVCMSPSKTFNLAGLEVSSIIIPNKKLRNEFLNTMGGIVPNPNLFGYTAMEAAFRYGDEWLEQVLDYLEGNLEFLTSYFEKRIPGIDVIETEGTYLAWIDCRKLGMDNKDLRTFWRDEARVAVEDGYIFGESGSGFVRMNFALPRSILEEGLKRIENAVLKL, translated from the coding sequence ATTGAAAGAGGTTATAAACTGAAATACGATTTTGACAGGGTCATCAACAGGAAAAACACTGATTCTTTGAAATGGGACCTTCAAAAAACCCTATTCGGACGTGAAGATCTTATCCCCATGTGGGTGGCAGATATGGACTTTCCGGTGGCGCAAGAAATTATTGATGCCATTAAAGAACGCGCTGAACATCCCTTCTACGGCTATACACATGCTGGATCCGGTGTTAAGGATGCAGTTGTAGAACGCATGGCAAAGAAGTTTCAGTGGGAGATCGATCCTGAGTGGTTGGTCTTCACCCCTGGTGTGGTACCGGCTCTTCACGTTGCGGTCCGTTCACTTACCCACCCTGGAGATGAAATTATACTCCAGGAACCATCTTATCATCCATTTTTTCCAGTGGTTAAAAACAGTGGCTGCCACATAGCAAGTAATCCCCTTAAACTGGTCAATGGTCATTATGAAATGGACTACTCTGGTCTGGAAGATAAATTCCAATCAAGTTCAGGGAGATTACCAGGTCATGGGCGTGCAAAGGCTATCATATTCTGCAACCCCCATAATCCGGTGGGACGACTCTGGAAGCAGGATGAAATAATTAAGATGGGAGAGACTGTCATCGCAAATGGGGGAGTGGTGATTTCTGATGAGATACACTGTGAAATAGTGTTTAAAGGCAGAAAACACACACCATTTGCTTCTATTTCGCAGGAATTCCAGGAAAACTCCATAGTCTGCATGTCTCCCAGTAAAACTTTTAACCTGGCGGGTCTCGAGGTTTCATCAATCATAATTCCCAACAAAAAGCTCAGGAATGAATTTTTAAACACCATGGGAGGTATTGTGCCAAACCCTAACCTGTTTGGATACACTGCCATGGAAGCCGCCTTCAGGTATGGTGATGAATGGCTGGAACAGGTTCTGGATTACTTGGAGGGAAACCTTGAATTTTTGACCAGTTACTTTGAAAAAAGGATTCCAGGGATAGATGTAATTGAAACAGAAGGAACATATCTGGCTTGGATTGATTGCAGGAAGTTGGGTATGGATAATAAAGATCTCAGGACTTTCTGGAGGGATGAAGCAAGGGTTGCTGTTGAAGATGGATACATCTTTGGAGAATCAGGTAGTGGTTTTGTTAGGATGAATTTCGCACTTCCTAGGTCCATTCTTGAGGAAGGTCTTAAAAGAATTGAAAATGCCGTGCTTAAATTATAA
- a CDS encoding Lrp/AsnC ligand binding domain-containing protein has product MAKSFILVDAEISKIKDVSSELDKTGLEVYPLFGEHDFIVITEFGDSKTTADNLLEKIHPIDGVVKTKTLVGSNLS; this is encoded by the coding sequence ATGGCTAAAAGTTTCATACTGGTGGATGCAGAAATCAGCAAGATTAAAGATGTTTCCAGTGAACTGGACAAAACCGGTCTTGAAGTGTATCCCCTATTCGGTGAACATGATTTCATAGTTATCACCGAGTTCGGAGATTCAAAGACCACTGCAGATAATCTGCTGGAAAAAATCCATCCCATTGATGGAGTTGTGAAAACCAAAACCTTAGTTGGTTCAAATCTTTCATAA
- a CDS encoding nitrogenase component 1, with product MTENELQSKQETKSKQIHINGDPSKHTLEAPRFSCSLAGAYGTTLGIRGGVPILHSGAGCGVGQLFGTLYAGGQAAGGNEGGTSTPCSCLVEDHVIFGGEGKLRNLIQSTTEIFNGELFVVISGCVPSLIGDDVNAIVNEFRDKVPIVHVNAPGFSGNSYEGYELFFEAIIDQLLTEKPLKKKLVNIFGVVPYNHVFWKGELPTIKKLLESIGVEANIIFTEEDGLSNIQKIPSAEYNLVLSPWNGHRVVKKLEEKFRTPFITFPGVPVGAKQTAEFLRTVAEKLDVPSKTVEEVITKEESWTYRYMEYPGDAIILVRPHSYFAVAADSNTAVSITKFLTNEIGYLPDIVQITDNPPEEYRKNIQREILDNIDTVVKPEIVFESDTYKIRKNLEDRPFQFLFSSSLEAPTAMEDFGALHITTAFPVFNKSVLVHNYAGYDGGLRLVEDVVSSFVGPL from the coding sequence ATGACTGAAAATGAATTACAATCCAAACAAGAGACTAAATCCAAACAGATCCATATAAACGGAGATCCCAGTAAACACACACTGGAAGCTCCAAGGTTCAGTTGCTCCTTAGCTGGAGCCTATGGAACCACCTTAGGAATTCGTGGCGGTGTGCCTATTTTACATTCCGGAGCTGGATGTGGAGTAGGTCAGCTCTTTGGAACCCTATATGCTGGAGGTCAGGCAGCCGGTGGTAACGAAGGAGGTACCAGTACCCCTTGCTCCTGTCTTGTTGAGGACCACGTTATATTCGGGGGTGAAGGAAAACTCCGAAACTTAATCCAGTCCACAACAGAGATCTTCAATGGGGAACTCTTCGTTGTAATATCTGGATGTGTTCCCTCACTCATAGGTGACGATGTAAACGCAATTGTAAACGAATTCAGGGACAAAGTACCTATAGTTCATGTTAACGCACCTGGATTTAGTGGTAATTCATATGAAGGTTATGAATTATTCTTTGAAGCAATCATAGACCAGCTTTTAACTGAAAAACCACTGAAAAAGAAACTGGTGAACATATTCGGTGTTGTGCCCTACAACCATGTTTTCTGGAAAGGAGAACTTCCCACCATTAAAAAGCTCCTGGAAAGCATTGGTGTTGAAGCAAATATCATATTCACCGAGGAAGATGGACTTTCAAATATCCAGAAAATACCCTCAGCAGAGTACAACCTGGTTTTATCACCTTGGAATGGTCACCGGGTAGTAAAAAAACTTGAAGAAAAATTCAGAACACCTTTCATCACATTCCCTGGTGTCCCAGTTGGTGCAAAACAAACTGCTGAATTCCTGAGGACAGTGGCTGAAAAACTGGATGTGCCTTCAAAGACGGTTGAAGAAGTCATTACCAAAGAAGAAAGCTGGACTTACCGTTACATGGAGTATCCTGGTGATGCAATCATTCTGGTACGTCCTCACTCCTACTTTGCAGTGGCTGCAGACAGTAATACTGCGGTTAGTATAACCAAGTTCCTCACCAATGAAATTGGTTACCTGCCAGATATTGTTCAGATAACCGACAATCCTCCAGAGGAATATCGAAAAAACATCCAGCGGGAGATACTGGACAATATTGACACCGTGGTTAAACCAGAAATTGTCTTTGAAAGTGATACCTACAAAATAAGGAAAAATCTGGAGGATAGGCCATTCCAGTTCCTTTTTTCAAGTTCGCTGGAGGCACCAACAGCAATGGAAGACTTTGGAGCACTGCATATAACCACTGCATTTCCAGTTTTCAATAAATCGGTGCTGGTACACAACTATGCAGGTTACGATGGAGGACTGCGCTTAGTGGAAGATGTTGTGAGTTCCTTTGTTGGCCCACTTTGA
- a CDS encoding nitrogenase component 1, whose amino-acid sequence MSPDKKSPDETIDLDKNTCPNREHRAHGTNVYYGKASELLKDAKEGNVKCCERKFQQSGGCVLNFYLSNRVTTIRDAVVIFNAPVGCSAGALGYRELFRGVPVELGRPAQYNVNWLTTNLQQNDVVYGAGQKLKETILEAEQRYSPKAIFILTSCTTGIIGEDIEGTVNGVQPQVKAKIVPIHCEGVRSRLVQTGYDAFWHAVLKYLVKEPQEKQEDLVNVASMLSYTWQDRLEIKRLLGKVGLRVNFIPEFATVEQFEQLSEAALTAPICPTYTDYISRGLKKKYGVPYFLYPSPTGITNTDGWLREIGKYTGKEEEIEELIAEEHEIWVPKMEAIQEEFLKLRKDGKKVRILGSLGQGRLVNQLPFFDELGLQAPAAMSQDFDDLLIDQLDDIVEKIGDFDIMVNTFQAAEQANVTTNLDPDLTLTCPFQGGTWERDNNVTRIHSLRGDADPWSAQSGYAGAVAFGNFLLQSFKNKSYQKTLSEKTPKSYKDWWYKQPDPLYYLEKGK is encoded by the coding sequence GTGAGCCCAGATAAAAAGAGCCCAGACGAGACAATCGATCTCGATAAAAACACATGCCCTAACAGGGAGCATCGAGCCCATGGTACCAATGTGTACTATGGAAAAGCATCCGAACTCTTAAAAGACGCCAAAGAAGGAAACGTCAAATGTTGCGAAAGAAAATTCCAACAGTCAGGAGGTTGTGTGCTTAACTTTTACCTTTCAAACAGAGTTACAACAATCCGTGACGCTGTTGTCATATTCAATGCACCAGTTGGTTGCTCAGCAGGCGCACTTGGTTACCGAGAATTATTCAGAGGTGTACCAGTAGAGTTAGGAAGACCGGCACAGTACAATGTTAACTGGCTTACAACCAACTTACAACAAAATGATGTTGTTTACGGCGCTGGTCAGAAGTTAAAAGAAACAATACTGGAGGCAGAACAGAGATATTCACCCAAAGCAATTTTTATCCTGACTTCCTGTACTACTGGAATCATTGGTGAAGATATTGAAGGGACTGTAAATGGAGTTCAACCCCAAGTAAAGGCCAAAATCGTGCCCATCCACTGCGAAGGAGTCCGATCACGACTGGTACAAACTGGATACGATGCATTCTGGCACGCGGTACTAAAATATTTGGTAAAGGAACCCCAGGAAAAACAGGAAGATCTGGTAAATGTGGCCAGTATGCTTTCCTACACCTGGCAGGACCGACTGGAAATAAAACGACTCTTAGGGAAAGTTGGGTTGAGGGTGAACTTCATCCCTGAATTTGCAACAGTTGAACAGTTCGAACAACTCTCAGAAGCAGCCTTAACCGCACCGATCTGTCCCACTTACACAGATTACATCTCAAGAGGCCTAAAGAAGAAATATGGAGTACCATACTTCCTTTACCCATCACCAACTGGAATAACCAATACTGATGGGTGGTTGCGCGAGATCGGGAAATACACTGGGAAAGAAGAAGAAATTGAGGAACTCATAGCCGAAGAACACGAAATATGGGTGCCCAAAATGGAGGCAATACAGGAAGAATTCCTAAAATTACGTAAAGATGGTAAAAAGGTAAGAATTTTAGGATCCCTTGGTCAGGGAAGATTAGTAAACCAGTTACCCTTCTTCGATGAACTAGGACTTCAGGCTCCGGCTGCCATGAGCCAGGACTTTGATGATCTTCTAATTGATCAGCTTGATGATATTGTGGAAAAAATAGGTGACTTTGATATCATGGTAAACACATTCCAGGCAGCAGAACAGGCTAATGTCACCACCAATCTGGATCCCGATCTGACACTCACCTGCCCCTTCCAGGGTGGTACATGGGAACGTGACAACAATGTCACCAGAATACACTCCTTAAGAGGAGACGCAGATCCATGGAGTGCTCAAAGTGGATATGCCGGTGCAGTTGCATTCGGTAACTTCCTGTTGCAGTCCTTTAAAAACAAGTCCTATCAAAAAACACTCAGCGAAAAAACACCGAAAAGCTACAAGGATTGGTGGTATAAACAGCCAGATCCACTCTACTACCTTGAAAAGGGGAAATAA
- a CDS encoding NifB/NifX family molybdenum-iron cluster-binding protein: MSIKVAVASSDGKYINQHFGMASQFLIFELNEDGTHKFLELRENKPACSTEGHSELSMEESVKLISDCQAVLAGQIGPGAIDILLKNNIDPYIAPTFIEDALNELTGIIKTKENN; encoded by the coding sequence ATGTCCATAAAAGTAGCAGTTGCCAGTAGCGATGGAAAGTACATCAACCAGCATTTTGGAATGGCTTCCCAATTTCTGATTTTCGAGTTAAATGAAGATGGAACCCACAAGTTTCTGGAGTTGAGGGAAAATAAACCTGCCTGCAGCACGGAGGGCCACAGTGAATTATCCATGGAAGAAAGTGTAAAACTAATATCAGACTGCCAGGCCGTACTTGCTGGTCAAATCGGTCCGGGGGCCATTGACATACTGTTGAAAAACAATATAGATCCCTACATAGCACCAACATTTATTGAAGATGCATTGAATGAATTGACAGGAATCATAAAAACGAAAGAAAATAATTAA
- a CDS encoding ABC transporter substrate-binding protein: MNIGYLSTIYHTSFILKSPNNKFLEGIDINWTLFPTGPAMMEAFKTGEIDVGYIGLPPVMIGINNGLKLKCVAGGHVEGTVMISKDSFSSFDDLGNVNEVLNQFEGENIGTPARGSIHDVIIRDLIQDRDISIINYPWADFIPGAIRDGEISAGLGTPSLATVASREINSKLIIPPSKLWSYNPSYGIAVREELIKREPEFVTDFLIAHEAACNFIRNQPREAAEVAAGQLGNIDVDFILETFQISPKYCASLPEKYIKSTMDFVPVLKKLGYLEKKIKREDIFDLNFIQKVHPEPSHYDLPSDNPDLKN, translated from the coding sequence TTGAATATCGGGTATCTTTCCACTATCTACCATACATCATTTATTTTAAAAAGTCCCAATAACAAATTTCTCGAAGGAATAGATATTAACTGGACTCTATTTCCCACAGGCCCTGCAATGATGGAGGCCTTTAAAACTGGTGAAATAGATGTAGGTTATATTGGACTTCCTCCAGTAATGATCGGGATAAACAACGGACTAAAACTTAAATGTGTGGCTGGAGGTCATGTGGAAGGTACCGTGATGATTTCTAAAGATTCATTCTCTTCTTTTGATGATTTAGGTAATGTTAATGAGGTATTGAACCAGTTTGAAGGGGAAAATATCGGAACTCCTGCTCGTGGTTCTATTCATGATGTTATCATACGGGATCTCATCCAAGATCGCGATATATCCATCATTAACTACCCCTGGGCAGATTTCATACCTGGTGCCATTCGTGATGGTGAAATAAGTGCAGGATTAGGCACACCATCACTGGCTACAGTGGCTTCCAGGGAAATTAATTCAAAGCTGATAATTCCACCCAGCAAATTGTGGTCCTACAATCCCAGTTATGGGATCGCAGTTAGGGAAGAACTCATAAAACGTGAACCTGAATTTGTAACTGATTTTTTAATTGCACACGAAGCTGCATGTAATTTCATACGCAACCAGCCCCGTGAGGCTGCAGAAGTAGCTGCTGGCCAGCTGGGAAATATCGATGTGGATTTCATACTGGAAACCTTCCAGATTTCTCCCAAGTACTGCGCCAGTCTTCCAGAAAAATACATAAAATCCACCATGGATTTTGTCCCGGTCCTTAAAAAATTAGGGTATCTTGAAAAGAAAATAAAAAGGGAAGATATTTTTGATTTGAACTTCATTCAGAAGGTTCATCCAGAACCTTCGCACTACGATCTTCCTTCTGATAATCCTGATTTAAAGAACTAA